One segment of Grus americana isolate bGruAme1 chromosome 23, bGruAme1.mat, whole genome shotgun sequence DNA contains the following:
- the UBXN11 gene encoding UBX domain-containing protein 11 isoform X2 — MQSSCSAPMSYGLKFTYDDPDSSIAEELEIRCLQLQTQVWEMERFLNDYGLIWVGERHEQLEDLESLEDEELPTRSFWKPGDAVVFKHRIDFDLILENVKDLNVLAGEGISQVKHTPGGARLRQPEPLPLTLYQNGIVMFNGPFRPYEDPSAQQCLQDIMDGYFPSELQTRYPDGIPLQVTDRRDVVFQERDLPGRFPGQGQVVGYSKSSEVQETTKIPGPRVSSEQFLNKLSKPFKHGREAIGVGGSARAAQQGSDGVRSSREILVETPRLSAPERVKTAEETEASAPDVCTLRIKSESGEQTYIVKMLFIETIGDLRQHLAHARGGDSNSYEIISTFPQRVYTDNSRSLQECGLIPTASLLLRRREPSQQEGTGLQPA, encoded by the exons ATGCAGAGCTCATGTTCAGCTCCCATGTCATATGGGCTCAAGTTCACTTACG ATGATCCTGACTCATCCATAGCAGAGGAACTGGAAATTAGGTGCCTTCAGCTGCAGACCCAGGTCTGGGAGATGGAG CGGTTTCTAAATGACTATGGTCTGATTTGGGTTGGAGAGAGACATGAACAGCTGGAAGATTTAGAATCACTCGAGGATGAAGAGCTGCCAACAAGGAGCTTCTGGAAGCCAG GTGATGCAGTTGTTTTCAAACACCGGATTGATTTTGATTTAATCTTGGAAAACGTGAAGGATTTGAATGTGCTGGCTGGAGAAGGCATTTCTCAAGTCAAGCACACGCCTGGGGGTGCTCGGCTGAGACAGCCAGAACCCCTCCCTCTTACGCTGTACCAAAATGGGATCGTCATGTTCAACGGACCCTTTCGGCCCTATGAGGACCCATCCGCACAG CAATGCCTGCAGGATATTATGGATGGCTATTTCCCTTCGGAGTTGCAGACGCGCTACCCAGATGGCATCCCTTTGCAG GTCACTGACAGAAGGGATGTGGTATTTCAGGAGAGAGACCTTCCAGGGAGGTTTCCTGGCCAGGGCCAAGTTGTTGGTTATTCAAAATCAAGTGAGGTGCAGGAAACCACCAAAATCCCAG GTCCCAGAGTCTCCTCGGAGCAGTTTCTCAACAAGCTTTCCAAGCCTTTCAAACACGGAAGAGAAGCGATCGGTGTTGGAGGCTCAGCCAGAGCAGCGCAGCAG GGCTCTGATGGGGTGCGGAGCAGCAGAGAGATCCTGGTGGAGACACCCAGGCTGTCTGCCCCGGAGAG GGTGAAGACAGCTGAAGAGACTGAAGCTTCTGCCCCTGATGTCTGCACTCTCCGCATCAAATCTGAAAGCGGGGAGCAGACATACATCGTAAAGATGCTGTTCATAGAGACCATAGGGGACCTGCGCCAACACCTCGCCCACGCCAG GGGTGGAGACTCCAACTCGTATGAGATCATCAGTACCTTTCCCCAGAGGGTTTACACGGACAACTCCAGGAGCCTGCAGGAATGCGGCCTGATCCCCACAGCCTCTTTGCTGCTGCGGAGAAGAGAGCCCTCCCAACAAGAGGGGACAGGGCTGCAACCAGCTTAA
- the CRYBG2 gene encoding beta/gamma crystallin domain-containing protein 2 → MDSPFRHAKARGFVSSAELSMKQAATGAPGPEGRSRFQKVSLVSRRLESTGSTRGREGSPSRVSLLLQAWEREIVEKTVSGPATLTHRERSSSVNLLKDFTAHGPIFSQVYSPAQKPRRQDERGKAVAGVPPPVGASHEVPVHRESYVHGTLLPTRPAERPAGGPGEGPGAPCAAKAGCVPALPRARHVTVLRTGRDAAGPEPGLAEGREARNTMHDAASATTAPPQRESHGQDGSGFAEATAGSKSSPGTAEATALLDEGSPGENCSPQAEAVPANTTPRDGDRPGDLQTSITSSPQCPLEDAGSQADPAGVGEGSVADGDSAISATPPRTESPPGVGGTHENPFLQASNGPEPSPEGPAPPKAEVELEGGEMTGDPQGTAQEPESSPDPPGEPPAPDPPAESPPDVTEEDPELLVDMEIFVDTLRNMEPSEMRKAPKAPRQPRPSSLGRCAALPPIQEDRVAPRAPVSLPHALRELLARGPAGRQEESPEEEVEIENPYLSPNERALVGTLHGVPRDSVASDDRADGGSLLGTPRQAGAEEKAKPVAGGSAERSVLFRGNVLKGMALLSHFLEHRAAAADEGKPYSRLDNSVLYSRFVSPSTAPFELPGRDGGGTGLPTPGDHNGLGPGDHPGPEMAVLEAPSPGGTPPVTNEPESAMALCPADVLEDKEGFEKINTRPGKIILFSEAGFAGQKREIWGDVPDATSWELSHTISIRVIRGGWVMYEKPRFHGRKCVLAEGDVEIDNPWTAYGQSGQTRGSRPFRIGSFKRVVRDYRTPEITLFAEENGEGARLKFTDSAEDTRTQGQALAAASIIVHSGLWLVYSKPFFDDDPYVLEPGGYPNLKAWGAKDPSICSMHPIRLGCPVVERPGEPQVLIYEAAGFQGRSFAINRDIYDLKCLPGPALTTVGSLHVLGGCWVGYEKEGFRGHQYLLEEGEYRDWRQWGGYSKELVSLRLIRTDFSDPALVLFEAMDFEEGPSVELSEALPDTQLAGYGTVTQSIHVLSGVWVAYEGTNFSGEQYILEKGVYRNCEDWGAADCRIASAQPILQVGEHNLHFVSKILLFSEPDFLGEHVALEEDQDALPAAFIPRSCRVRGGSWILFDEQAFAGEQHVLSEGEYPTLSAMGCFSSTAIRSLKKVPVFFSEPSIFLHGLECFEGKEIELNNEVRSLQAEGFNNHVLSVRVKGGIWVLCEHGDFRGRQWLLDCTEITNWLTYSGLQHVGSLYPIRQRRIYFRIRSRELELYLSVPDDVEDMKAGRVVVSSLSEQSSSVWYYEEGLIKNQVAPNMSLQVIGPAGKGAKAVLWSETRMPRQTWSVDSQGRIHSQMFEDMILDIKGGRSYDRDHAIVWDMAEERPTQIWDIQVL, encoded by the exons ATGGATTCGCCGTTCCGGCATGCCAAGGCCAGGGGCTTCGTCTCCAGCGCGGAGCTGAGCATGAAGCAGGCGGCGACGGGTGCTCCAGGGCCCGAGGGCAGGTCCCGCTTCCAAAAGGTCTCGCTGGTGTCGCGGCGGCTGGAGAGCACGGGGAGCAcgcggggccgggaggggagTCCCTCCCGCgtctccctcctgctgcaggcctgggagagggagattGTGGAGAAGACGGTGTCCGGCCCCGCCACCCTGACACACCGGGAACGCTCGTCCTCCGTCAACCTCCTCAAGGACTTCACCGCACACGGCCCCATCTTCTCGCAGGTCTACTCCCCCGCGCAGAAGCCCCGGCGGCAGGACGAGAGGGGGAAGGCGGTGGCCGGCGTCCCCCCGCCGGTGGGTGCCTCCCATGAGGTGCCCGTGCACAGGGAGAGCTACGTGCACGgcaccctcctccccacccGACCCGCCGAGCGCCCTGCGGGGGGTCCCGGCGAGGGTCCTGGTGCCCCGTGTGCGGCCAAGGCTGGCTgcgtccctgccctgcccagggccAGGCATGTCACCGTGCTGCGGACGGGCAGGGACGCAGCCGGGCCTGAGCCGGGGCTGGCGGAGGGAAGGGAAGCCCGGAACACGATGCACGATGCCGCCAGCGCCACGACGGCCCCGCCGCAGCGGGAGAGCCACGGGCAGGACGGCAGCGGCTTTGCTGAGGCTACGGCGGGCAGCAAGAGCTCGCCGGGCACCGCAGAGGCCACCGCGCTCCTGGACGAGGGATCCCCCGGGGAGAATTGCTCACCGCAAGCCGAAGCCGTGCCGGCAAACACAACCCCAAGAGACGGCGACAGGCCCGGGGACCTGCAAACCAGTATAACCAGCTCCCCGCAGTGTCCCTtggaggatgccggcagccaGGCTGATCCTGCTGGTGTGGGAGAGGGAAGCGTGGCAGACGGGGACAGCGCCATTTCAGCCACGCCGCCGAGGACAGAGAGCCCCCCGGGAGTTGGCGGCACCCATGAAAACCCCTTCTTGCAGGCGAGCAACGGTCCAGAGCCTTCACCTGAAGGACCAGCACCTCCGAAGGCTGAAGTGGAGTTGGAGGGGGGCGAGATGACGGGGGACCCCCAGGGCACAGCCCAAGAGCCAGAGAGCAGCCCGGACCCCCCCGgtgagcccccagcccctgacCCACCAGCCGAGAGCCCCCCAGACGTGACCGAGGAGGATCCCGAGCTGCTGGTGGACATGGAGATCTTCGTGGACACTCTACGCAACATGGAGCCCTCGGAGATGCGGAAGGCGCCCAAGGCCCCGCGCCAGCCCCGTCCATCATCGCTGGGCCGCTGTGCCGCTCTGCCCCCCATCCAGGAGGACCGCGTGGCCCCCCGGGCCCCCGTCTCCCTGCCCCATGCCCTGCGCGAGCTGCTggcgcggggcccggcggggcggcaggaggaaagccccgaggaggaggtggagatcGAGAACCCCTACCTGAGCCCCAATGAGCGGGCGCTGGTGGGGACCCTCCATGGGGTGCCCAGGGACAGCGTGGCCAGCGATGACCGGGCGGATGGGGGCTCGCTCCTGGGGACACCGAGGCAGGCgggagcagaggaaaaggcCAAACCGGTGGCTGGGGGCTCTGCCGAGCGGAGCGTGCTCTTCCGAGGGAATGTCCTCAAGGGCATGGCGCTGCTCTCCCACTTCTTGGAGCACCGGGCAGCCGCAGCCGATGAGGGAAAGCCCTACTCACGCCTGGACAACAGCGTGCTCTACAGCCGCTTCGTCTCCCCCAGTACCGCCCCGTTTGAGCTGCCTGGCCGGGACGGTGGGGGCACGGGCTTGCCCACCCCTGGGGACCACAACGGGCTGGGCCCTGGTGACCACCCTGGCCCTGAGATGGCCGTGCTGGAAGCCCCAAGTCCCGGCGGCACCCCTCCTGTCACCAACGAGCCAGAGAGTGCCATGGCGCTGTGCCCCGCTGATGTCCTG GAGGACAAGGAAGGCTTCGAGAAGATCAACACGAGACCTGGCAAG ATCATCCTCTTCTCCGAGGCCGGCTTCGCAGGACAGAAACGGGAGATCTGGGGCGATGTCCCCGATGCCACGTCCTGGGAGCTCTCGCACACCATCTCCATCAGGGTCATCCGAGGCGG GTGGGTGATGTACGAGAAGCCGCGGTTTCATGGGCGCAAGTGCGTGCTGGCCGAGGGGGACGTGGAGATCGACAACCCCTGGACAGCGTACGGGCAGAGCGGGCAGACCCGCGGCAGCCGGCCCTTCCGCATCGGCTCCTTCAAGAGGGTGGTGCGG GACTACCGCACCCCTGAGATCACCCTGTTTGCGGAGGAGAACGGCGAAGGCGCCCGGCTGAAGTTCACCGACTCGGCTGAGGACACCCGCACGCAGGGTCAGGCGCTTGCCGCCGCCTCCATCATCGTCCACTCGGGCTT gtgGCTGGTTTACTCCAAGCCTTTCTTTGATGATGACCCCTACGTTTTGGAGCCTGGCGGGTACCCCAATTTAAAGGCTTGGGGAGCAAAGGACCCATCTATCTGCTCCATGCACCCCATCAGGCTG ggCTGCCCCGTCGTGGAAAGACCCGGTGAGCCGCAG GTGCTGATCTACGAGGCCGCGGGTTTCCAGGGCCGCAGCTTCGCCATCAACCGAGACATCTATGACCTGAAGTGCCTGCCCGGGCCGGCACTGACCACCGTGGGGTCCCTGCACGTCCTGGGCGGCTG CTGGGTCGGCTACGAGAAGGAGGGCTTCCGCGGCCACCAGTACctgctggaggaaggggagTACCGGGACTGGAGGCAGTGGGGCGGCTACAGCAAGGAGCTGGTGTCCTTACGGCTGATACGGACG GACTTCTCCGACCCAGCGCTGGTCCTCTTCGAGGCCATGGACTTTGAGGAGGGCCCAAGCGTGGAGCTGAGCGAGGCGCTCCCCGACACGCAGCTGGCTGGCTATGGCACCGTCACCCAGTCCATCCACGTGCTGAGCGGCGT GTGGGTGGCCTACGAGGGCACCAACTTCTCGGGTGAGCAGTACATCCTGGAGAAGGGGGTGTACCGCAACTGCGAAGACTGGGGTGCCGCGGATTGCCGCATCGCCTCGGCACAGCCCATCCTGCAG GTCGGGGAACACAACCTCCATTTCGTCTCCAAG atcCTGCTCTTCTCAGAGCCCGACTTCTTGGGGGAACACGTCGCCCTTGAGGAGGACCAGGACGCCCTGCCCGCCGCCTTCATCCCACGCTCCTGCAGAGTCCGCGGGGGCAG ctggATCCTGTTCGACGAGCAGGCCTTTGCGGGGGAGCAGCACGTGCTGTCCGAGGGCGAGTACCCTACTCTCAGCGCCATGGGCTGCTTCTCCTCCACTGCCATCCGCTCCTTGAAGAAGGTCCCGGTG TTTTTCTCGGAGCCCTCCATCTTCCTGCACGGGCTGGAGTGTTTTGAAGGGAAGGAGATCGAGCTGAACAACGAAGTGCGGAGTCTCCAGGCAGAAGGTTTCAACAACCACGTGCTGTCGGTGCGCGTCAAAGGCGGGAT ctgggtgctgtgcGAACACGGTGACTTCCGAGGGCGCCAGTGGCTGCTGGACTGCACTGAAATCACCAACTGGCTGACGTACAGCGGGCTCCAGCACGTGGGATCCCTCTACCCCATCcgccag agACGGATCTATTTCCGCatcaggagcagggagctggagctcTACCTCTCTGTCCCTGACGACGTGGAGGACATGAAAGCGGGGCGGGTGGTGGTCTCCAGCCTGAGcgagcagagcagctctgtctGGTACTACGAGGAGGGGCTGATCAAAAACCAG GTGGCCCCCAACATGAGCCTGCAGGTCATCGGGCCAGCTGGGAAGGGCGCGAAGGCAGTGCTGTGGTCCGAGACCCGGATGCCGCGTCAGACCTGGAGTGTCGATTCTCAGGGACGAATCCACAGCCAGATGTTCGAAGACATGATCCTCGATATCAAGG GTGGCCGATCCTATGACCGGGACCACGCCATCGTTTGGGACATGGCTGAGGAAAGACCCACGCAGATCTGGGACATACAGGTGCTATGA
- the UBXN11 gene encoding UBX domain-containing protein 11 isoform X1 — MQAAARTDAELLSSMMQKITLLEQKIEKQAQEIQLKDRKIAELEEKMRTLQKGEDDPDSSIAEELEIRCLQLQTQVWEMERFLNDYGLIWVGERHEQLEDLESLEDEELPTRSFWKPGDAVVFKHRIDFDLILENVKDLNVLAGEGISQVKHTPGGARLRQPEPLPLTLYQNGIVMFNGPFRPYEDPSAQQCLQDIMDGYFPSELQTRYPDGIPLQVTDRRDVVFQERDLPGRFPGQGQVVGYSKSSEVQETTKIPGPRVSSEQFLNKLSKPFKHGREAIGVGGSARAAQQGSDGVRSSREILVETPRLSAPERVKTAEETEASAPDVCTLRIKSESGEQTYIVKMLFIETIGDLRQHLAHARGGDSNSYEIISTFPQRVYTDNSRSLQECGLIPTASLLLRRREPSQQEGTGLQPA; from the exons ATGCAGG CCGCAGCTCGCACCGACGCAGAGCTCCTGTCCTCCATGATGCAAAAAATCACTCTGTTGGAACAAAAAATAGAGAAACAAGCACAAGAAATCCAACTGAAG GATAGGAAGATTGCTGAGCTTGAAGAAAAGATGAGGACTCTTCAGAAAGGAGAAG ATGATCCTGACTCATCCATAGCAGAGGAACTGGAAATTAGGTGCCTTCAGCTGCAGACCCAGGTCTGGGAGATGGAG CGGTTTCTAAATGACTATGGTCTGATTTGGGTTGGAGAGAGACATGAACAGCTGGAAGATTTAGAATCACTCGAGGATGAAGAGCTGCCAACAAGGAGCTTCTGGAAGCCAG GTGATGCAGTTGTTTTCAAACACCGGATTGATTTTGATTTAATCTTGGAAAACGTGAAGGATTTGAATGTGCTGGCTGGAGAAGGCATTTCTCAAGTCAAGCACACGCCTGGGGGTGCTCGGCTGAGACAGCCAGAACCCCTCCCTCTTACGCTGTACCAAAATGGGATCGTCATGTTCAACGGACCCTTTCGGCCCTATGAGGACCCATCCGCACAG CAATGCCTGCAGGATATTATGGATGGCTATTTCCCTTCGGAGTTGCAGACGCGCTACCCAGATGGCATCCCTTTGCAG GTCACTGACAGAAGGGATGTGGTATTTCAGGAGAGAGACCTTCCAGGGAGGTTTCCTGGCCAGGGCCAAGTTGTTGGTTATTCAAAATCAAGTGAGGTGCAGGAAACCACCAAAATCCCAG GTCCCAGAGTCTCCTCGGAGCAGTTTCTCAACAAGCTTTCCAAGCCTTTCAAACACGGAAGAGAAGCGATCGGTGTTGGAGGCTCAGCCAGAGCAGCGCAGCAG GGCTCTGATGGGGTGCGGAGCAGCAGAGAGATCCTGGTGGAGACACCCAGGCTGTCTGCCCCGGAGAG GGTGAAGACAGCTGAAGAGACTGAAGCTTCTGCCCCTGATGTCTGCACTCTCCGCATCAAATCTGAAAGCGGGGAGCAGACATACATCGTAAAGATGCTGTTCATAGAGACCATAGGGGACCTGCGCCAACACCTCGCCCACGCCAG GGGTGGAGACTCCAACTCGTATGAGATCATCAGTACCTTTCCCCAGAGGGTTTACACGGACAACTCCAGGAGCCTGCAGGAATGCGGCCTGATCCCCACAGCCTCTTTGCTGCTGCGGAGAAGAGAGCCCTCCCAACAAGAGGGGACAGGGCTGCAACCAGCTTAA
- the UBXN11 gene encoding UBX domain-containing protein 11 isoform X3, with product MERFLNDYGLIWVGERHEQLEDLESLEDEELPTRSFWKPGDAVVFKHRIDFDLILENVKDLNVLAGEGISQVKHTPGGARLRQPEPLPLTLYQNGIVMFNGPFRPYEDPSAQQCLQDIMDGYFPSELQTRYPDGIPLQVTDRRDVVFQERDLPGRFPGQGQVVGYSKSSEVQETTKIPGPRVSSEQFLNKLSKPFKHGREAIGVGGSARAAQQGSDGVRSSREILVETPRLSAPERVKTAEETEASAPDVCTLRIKSESGEQTYIVKMLFIETIGDLRQHLAHARGGDSNSYEIISTFPQRVYTDNSRSLQECGLIPTASLLLRRREPSQQEGTGLQPA from the exons ATGGAG CGGTTTCTAAATGACTATGGTCTGATTTGGGTTGGAGAGAGACATGAACAGCTGGAAGATTTAGAATCACTCGAGGATGAAGAGCTGCCAACAAGGAGCTTCTGGAAGCCAG GTGATGCAGTTGTTTTCAAACACCGGATTGATTTTGATTTAATCTTGGAAAACGTGAAGGATTTGAATGTGCTGGCTGGAGAAGGCATTTCTCAAGTCAAGCACACGCCTGGGGGTGCTCGGCTGAGACAGCCAGAACCCCTCCCTCTTACGCTGTACCAAAATGGGATCGTCATGTTCAACGGACCCTTTCGGCCCTATGAGGACCCATCCGCACAG CAATGCCTGCAGGATATTATGGATGGCTATTTCCCTTCGGAGTTGCAGACGCGCTACCCAGATGGCATCCCTTTGCAG GTCACTGACAGAAGGGATGTGGTATTTCAGGAGAGAGACCTTCCAGGGAGGTTTCCTGGCCAGGGCCAAGTTGTTGGTTATTCAAAATCAAGTGAGGTGCAGGAAACCACCAAAATCCCAG GTCCCAGAGTCTCCTCGGAGCAGTTTCTCAACAAGCTTTCCAAGCCTTTCAAACACGGAAGAGAAGCGATCGGTGTTGGAGGCTCAGCCAGAGCAGCGCAGCAG GGCTCTGATGGGGTGCGGAGCAGCAGAGAGATCCTGGTGGAGACACCCAGGCTGTCTGCCCCGGAGAG GGTGAAGACAGCTGAAGAGACTGAAGCTTCTGCCCCTGATGTCTGCACTCTCCGCATCAAATCTGAAAGCGGGGAGCAGACATACATCGTAAAGATGCTGTTCATAGAGACCATAGGGGACCTGCGCCAACACCTCGCCCACGCCAG GGGTGGAGACTCCAACTCGTATGAGATCATCAGTACCTTTCCCCAGAGGGTTTACACGGACAACTCCAGGAGCCTGCAGGAATGCGGCCTGATCCCCACAGCCTCTTTGCTGCTGCGGAGAAGAGAGCCCTCCCAACAAGAGGGGACAGGGCTGCAACCAGCTTAA
- the ZNF683 gene encoding tissue-resident T-cell transcription regulator protein ZNF683, whose product MGSSECILQDTQVRSPLGDIHTEGDIQRLALLADPDATRATSCGTAVGLDTSPSPAWPLCTEEIPTSSMEEEEEETRAEAEELHRSTEGWRKELFSQAEPVPAGARPPPTLPRELRVHLGTLCPLLLPQLCLPLCGCPPLLPAPQPTPPPTRLGGMGTLVSPSQSCGGALFHLPPWPGLYGTLLPPAQGAPGLLKPPVGFLPLLQGPFPVPGCGAGGCPPSRGEMPRSAPQPEMPSHGVAKLPDGTGPYRLGKDVIRSKYECNICAKSFGQLSNLKVHLRVHSGERPFQCPICKKRFRQLAHLQKHRLVHTGEKPHQCPTCYKRFSSSSNLKTHLRLHSGEKPFQCHQCHSRFSQHIHLQLHWRLHQRWCPPPGPPQLPCPGRQSLSEPGRPGGLRRQRLPTSSRPSGPGGATAIIHCNPQLHQHCPSLGNKDGGGSPQSAEQPPVPKALGEGTLPVPPRAPSVPPPWCHGDTALSIMPIMSIIAWCRR is encoded by the exons ATGGGGAGCAGCGAGTGTATCCTGCAGGACACACAGGTCCGGTCACCACTTGGGGACATCCACACCGAAGGGGACATCCAAAGGTTAGCCCTCCTGGCGG ACCCCGATGCCACCAGGGCCACCAGCTGCGGGACCGCCGTGGGGCTGGACACGTCCCCTTCGCCAGCGTGGCCGCTCTGCACCGAAGAGatccccaccagcagcatggaggaggaggaggaggagacgaGAGCCGAGGCTGAAGAGCTGCATAGAAGCAcagagggctggaggaaggagcTCTTCAGCCAAGCAGAGCCGGTGCCAGCGGGGGCCCGACCGCCCCCCACACTGCCCAGGGAGCTGAGGGTCCacctgggcaccctgtgccccctcctcctgccccagctgtgcctccCGCTCTGCGGCTGTCCCCCGCTCCTGCCGGCCCCGCAGCCCACGCCGCCCCCCACCCGCCTGGGTGGCATGGGGACCCTGGTGTCACCTTCACAGAGCTGCGGCGGTGCCCTCTTCCATCTGCCGCCCTGGCCGGGGCTGTACGGAACCCTCCTGCCGCCCGCACAGGGCGCTCCGGGGCTGCTGAAACCACCGGTGGgatttctccctctcctccaagGGCCTTTCCCCGTCCCcggctgcggggcaggggggtgccCACCGTCACGGGGGGAGATGCCCCGCTCTGCCCCGCAGCCGGAGATGCCCAGCCACGGCGTGGCCAAGCTGCCTGATGGCACCGGGCCGTACCGGTTGGGGAAGGACGTTATCAGGAGCAAGTACGAGTGCAACATCTGCGCCAAGAGCTTTGGGCAGCTCTCCAACCTCAAG GTCCACCTGAGGGTGCACAGCGGCGAGCGGCCCTTCCAGTGCCCCATCTGCAAGAAGCGCTTCAGGCAGCTGGCACACCTGCAGAAGCACCGGCTGGTGCACACCGGCGAGAAGCCCCACCAGTGCCCG ACATGCTACAAGcgtttcagcagcagcagcaacctgAAGACCCACCTGCGGCTGCACTCGGGCGAGAAGCCCTtccagtgccaccagtgccacAGCCGCTTCTCCCAGCACATCCACCTCCAGCTCCACTGGCGCCTGCACCAGCGCTGGTGCCCACCCCCTGGCcccccgcagctgccttgccctGGCCG GCAGAGCCTGTCTGAGCCGGGACGGCCCGGGGGGCTGCGCAGGCAGAGGCTGCCCACCAGCTCCAGACCCTCAGGGCCAGGGGGAGCCACCGCCATCATCCACTGCAACCCCCAGCTCCATCAGCACTGCCCCAGCCTCGGGAACAAGGATGGAGGAGGATCCCCTCAAAGCGCCGAGCAGCCCCCTGTCCCCAAAGCCCTCGGGGAGGGCACCCTCCCG GTGCCCCCCCGAGCTCCCAGTGTGCCACCACCGTGGTGCCACGGGGACACGGCTCTGTCCATCATGCCCATCATGTCCATCATTGCTTGGTGCCGCCGCTGA